A genomic stretch from Haloferax sp. Atlit-12N includes:
- a CDS encoding alkaline phosphatase family protein encodes MFDADAQALRERQSDGDYLRPAYDDWCFSRIPGTVADLLGADVGPRLPASATEGYDDVSQVVVFLVDGFGLAQWDGERDRISFLREFERAGRVTPLTSVFPSETAAAMNTFHSGALPSEHGVVGWNVYDPDADEMFEALPFLRKDGTEPERLDHADVADCESVYPELADAGVEAHHVTPFPSEETVPHTYDPEDLSTFSDAFDEAAESAVDPSYVFAYLPQTDAVAHGEGVDSEAYRETAAETFARVEDAIATLAETTGDEDAGETLVCVTADHGLVDTDPERNPDLSEPPFDLVSDLRTLTDGTPIRFSGSPRNVHLHLRDDRIDPVYDLLTAELDARVFRKREVLERGLFGPDPSPTFERRLGDLVVVHRDLGVWYGDEEPGNLGFVAMHGGLHPDEMLIPFATATLDSLR; translated from the coding sequence CAGTCGGACGGTGACTACCTCCGACCGGCATACGACGACTGGTGTTTCTCGCGGATTCCGGGGACCGTCGCCGACCTGCTCGGCGCGGATGTCGGGCCCCGACTCCCCGCGTCGGCGACCGAGGGCTACGACGACGTGTCGCAGGTTGTCGTCTTTCTCGTCGACGGCTTCGGCCTCGCCCAGTGGGACGGCGAGCGCGACCGAATCTCCTTCCTCCGCGAGTTCGAGCGCGCGGGTCGCGTCACGCCGCTCACCTCCGTCTTCCCCTCTGAGACGGCCGCCGCGATGAACACGTTCCACTCGGGGGCGTTGCCGTCGGAGCACGGCGTCGTCGGCTGGAACGTCTACGACCCCGACGCCGACGAGATGTTCGAGGCGTTGCCCTTCCTCCGGAAGGACGGCACCGAACCGGAGCGACTCGACCACGCCGACGTAGCCGACTGCGAGAGCGTCTACCCCGAGCTCGCCGACGCGGGCGTCGAGGCGCACCACGTGACGCCGTTCCCGTCCGAGGAGACGGTCCCGCACACCTACGACCCGGAAGACCTCTCGACGTTCTCGGACGCCTTCGACGAGGCGGCCGAGTCGGCCGTGGACCCGTCGTACGTCTTCGCGTACCTCCCGCAGACCGACGCCGTGGCTCACGGCGAGGGCGTCGACTCCGAGGCGTACCGCGAGACGGCCGCCGAGACCTTCGCCCGCGTGGAAGACGCGATAGCGACGCTCGCCGAAACGACCGGCGACGAAGACGCGGGCGAGACGCTCGTCTGCGTCACCGCCGACCACGGCCTCGTCGACACCGACCCCGAGCGCAACCCCGACCTCTCGGAACCGCCGTTCGACCTCGTCTCGGACCTGCGGACGCTCACGGACGGGACGCCGATTCGGTTCTCGGGAAGCCCGCGGAACGTCCACCTCCACCTGCGGGACGACCGAATCGACCCCGTCTACGACCTGCTCACGGCCGAGTTGGACGCGCGTGTGTTCCGGAAGCGCGAGGTGTTAGAGCGGGGACTGTTCGGTCCCGACCCCTCGCCGACGTTCGAGCGACGCCTCGGCGACCTCGTGGTCGTCCACCGAGACCTCGGCGTCTGGTACGGCGACGAGGAACCGGGGAACCTCGGTTTCGTCGCCATGCACGGCGGTCTCCACCCCGACGAGATGCTGATTCCGTTCGCGACGGCGACGCTGGACTCACTCCGCTGA
- a CDS encoding DUF6653 family protein: MESPPSSDPNASNSGPDPDAASPSASGLRDRLEATFWERHANPWSVGTRILVYPVLMYALYRRDRRLFLAAFAFTAVNPVLFPRPARTDNYLSRIVLAEREWLDAERGTMGLDYPNVLNLLNVPVTLYAVASAIRRRPVGTLLGTLGVMALKLWWVDAVVKETGVTGRGPDPDSAE, encoded by the coding sequence ATGGAATCGCCGCCTTCCTCCGACCCCAACGCCTCCAATTCCGGTCCCGACCCCGACGCCGCGTCTCCTTCCGCTTCCGGACTCCGCGACCGCCTCGAAGCGACCTTCTGGGAGCGCCACGCCAACCCGTGGAGCGTCGGCACGCGCATCCTCGTCTACCCGGTGTTGATGTACGCCCTCTACCGACGGGACCGCCGGCTCTTTCTCGCTGCCTTCGCGTTCACCGCGGTCAACCCGGTGTTGTTCCCGCGCCCCGCGCGCACGGACAACTACCTTAGCCGAATCGTCCTCGCCGAGCGCGAGTGGCTCGACGCCGAGCGCGGGACGATGGGGCTCGACTACCCGAACGTGCTCAACCTGCTCAACGTCCCGGTCACGCTCTACGCCGTCGCCTCGGCCATACGGCGCAGGCCGGTCGGCACGCTCCTCGGCACGCTCGGCGTGATGGCCCTCAAACTCTGGTGGGTCGACGCCGTCGTGAAGGAGACCGGCGTGACGGGTCGCGGCCCCGACCCTGACTCAGCGGAGTGA
- the aroC gene encoding chorismate synthase has product MNGNEFGRLFQMTTYGESHGDAMGVTVSGCPAGVELSVEDVQHELDRRKPGQSMITTSRGEPDAVVVNSGVQDGYTTGTPIGMVVQNKDARSGKYEPYVTAPRPSHGDFTYSAKFGTRNWGGGGRSSARETVNWVAAGAVAKQVIEQSDYDIEIKAHVNQIGDVEAPEVSFDDLREHTEENDVRCAHPETAAEMQELIEEYQKEGDSIGGSIYFEAQGVPRGLGAPRFDSFSARLGQALMSVPAATAFEFGLGRAAREWTGHDRNENWEFDEEGDPRPVGNKHGGIQGGITTGEPVYGELTLHAPTSIPKKQRTVDWETGEEKEIQVVGRHDPVLPPRGVPVVEAMLYVTILDFMLLGGRINPDRLDGQAGEYDTPYHPSSPDNE; this is encoded by the coding sequence ATGAATGGCAACGAATTCGGTCGTCTCTTTCAGATGACCACCTACGGCGAGAGCCACGGCGACGCGATGGGCGTCACGGTGTCCGGCTGTCCCGCCGGCGTGGAGCTGTCGGTCGAAGACGTACAGCACGAACTGGACCGGCGGAAGCCGGGCCAGTCGATGATTACGACGAGCCGCGGCGAACCGGACGCCGTCGTCGTCAACTCCGGCGTGCAGGACGGCTACACGACGGGCACGCCCATCGGGATGGTCGTCCAGAACAAGGACGCCCGCTCGGGCAAGTACGAGCCCTACGTGACCGCGCCGCGGCCCTCCCACGGCGACTTCACGTACTCGGCGAAGTTCGGCACGCGCAACTGGGGCGGCGGCGGGCGCTCGTCCGCGCGCGAGACGGTGAACTGGGTCGCCGCCGGCGCGGTGGCGAAGCAGGTCATCGAGCAGAGCGACTACGACATCGAAATCAAGGCGCACGTGAACCAAATCGGCGACGTGGAAGCGCCGGAGGTCTCCTTCGACGACCTGCGCGAGCACACGGAGGAAAACGACGTGCGGTGTGCGCACCCCGAGACGGCGGCGGAGATGCAGGAGCTCATCGAGGAGTACCAGAAGGAAGGTGACTCCATCGGCGGCTCGATTTACTTCGAGGCGCAGGGCGTCCCGCGCGGCCTCGGCGCGCCGCGGTTCGACTCTTTCTCGGCGCGGCTCGGACAGGCGCTCATGTCGGTGCCGGCGGCGACGGCCTTCGAGTTCGGCCTCGGCCGCGCGGCCCGCGAGTGGACTGGCCACGACCGCAACGAGAACTGGGAGTTCGACGAGGAGGGCGACCCCCGCCCGGTCGGCAACAAACACGGTGGCATCCAGGGCGGCATCACGACCGGCGAACCGGTGTACGGCGAACTGACGCTCCACGCGCCCACGTCCATCCCGAAGAAACAGCGGACCGTCGACTGGGAGACCGGCGAGGAAAAGGAGATTCAGGTCGTCGGCCGGCACGACCCCGTGCTCCCACCCCGCGGCGTCCCGGTCGTCGAGGCGATGCTCTACGTGACTATCCTCGACTTCATGCTCCTCGGCGGACGCATCAACCCCGACCGCCTCGACGGGCAGGCCGGCGAGTACGACACCCCGTACCACCCGTCGAGTCCCGACAACGAGTAA
- a CDS encoding 2-oxoacid:acceptor oxidoreductase subunit alpha gives MTDHELIWRIAGGSGDGIASTSQNFAKALMRAGLHVFTHRHYPSRIRGGHTYTEVRVSADPVKSRGDGYNFLLALGDSFARNPSEGAYYGNEEIKPLSENLDELNEGGVIVYDSGLLDASEIEDFDERVEENDWHVYDIDLRTIAREHGREVMRNTAGVAVTCAIAGIEPDVIKSLMSDAMPDKILEPNLTVFDDAYEMVQEEYDVEAPDVSAPTGEHDEEQVLLSGSDAIAYGAIDEGCRFIAGYPMTPWTEVFTIMTQNLPELGGISEQVEDEIAAAALAIGASHAGVKAMSGSSGGGFSLMSEPLGLAEITETPLVLVEAMRAGPSTGMPTKPEQSDLEHVLYTSQGDSHRIVFAPGTAAEAYYQTRKAFQIAYEYQIPSIVLYDQKLGGELSNVPASVFDEEPNADLGSVLTEAELEDAPHDDSGKYQRFQHDTENGVSPRSLPGQKGGRYLATGNEHMPAGHISESPENRVAQMNRRMQKVDNIRAELDADGEFNTIHGDEDADLGLITFGSQQGTVEEAADVLNEKGHSVKVLGVSEMMPFPKQQVADFLDSVDEALVVEMTASAQFRGLISKELGGYGDQMSSLLKYNGNPFEPADIVEGFETALLEGEELPDNRTKFVPKVGE, from the coding sequence ATGACTGACCACGAACTTATCTGGCGGATCGCAGGGGGTTCCGGTGACGGTATCGCCTCGACGAGCCAGAACTTCGCCAAAGCCCTGATGCGAGCGGGGCTACACGTTTTCACGCATCGACACTATCCATCGCGCATCCGCGGTGGCCACACGTACACGGAAGTGCGCGTCAGCGCAGACCCCGTCAAGTCTCGCGGCGACGGGTACAACTTCCTCCTCGCCCTCGGTGACTCCTTCGCCCGGAACCCGAGCGAGGGTGCCTACTACGGCAACGAGGAGATCAAGCCGCTCTCGGAGAACCTCGACGAACTCAACGAAGGCGGCGTCATCGTCTACGACTCCGGTCTGCTCGACGCCTCCGAAATCGAGGACTTCGACGAGCGCGTCGAGGAGAACGACTGGCACGTCTACGACATCGACCTGCGCACCATCGCCCGCGAACACGGTCGCGAGGTCATGCGCAACACCGCCGGTGTCGCCGTCACGTGCGCCATCGCCGGCATCGAACCCGACGTCATCAAGAGCCTGATGTCGGACGCGATGCCCGACAAGATTCTCGAACCGAACCTGACCGTCTTCGACGACGCCTACGAGATGGTCCAGGAGGAGTACGACGTCGAGGCTCCCGACGTGTCCGCGCCGACCGGCGAACACGACGAAGAGCAGGTGCTTCTCTCCGGCTCCGACGCCATCGCGTACGGTGCCATCGACGAAGGCTGCCGCTTCATCGCGGGCTACCCGATGACCCCGTGGACGGAAGTCTTCACCATCATGACCCAGAACCTCCCCGAACTCGGCGGCATCTCCGAGCAGGTGGAGGACGAAATCGCCGCGGCCGCGCTGGCAATCGGTGCCTCCCACGCGGGCGTCAAGGCGATGTCCGGCTCTTCCGGTGGCGGCTTTTCGCTCATGTCCGAGCCGCTCGGTCTCGCAGAGATTACCGAGACGCCGCTCGTTCTCGTCGAGGCAATGCGCGCCGGTCCCTCGACGGGTATGCCGACGAAGCCCGAGCAGTCCGACCTCGAGCACGTCCTGTACACCTCGCAGGGCGACTCTCACCGCATCGTCTTCGCGCCCGGCACCGCCGCCGAGGCGTACTACCAGACGCGCAAGGCGTTCCAGATCGCCTACGAGTACCAGATTCCGTCCATCGTCCTCTACGACCAGAAGCTCGGCGGCGAGCTTTCGAACGTCCCGGCGTCGGTCTTCGACGAGGAGCCGAACGCCGACCTCGGCTCGGTCCTGACGGAAGCGGAACTCGAAGACGCGCCGCACGACGACTCCGGCAAGTACCAGCGCTTCCAGCACGACACCGAAAACGGCGTCTCGCCGCGTTCGCTGCCGGGCCAGAAGGGCGGTCGCTACCTCGCAACGGGTAACGAGCACATGCCCGCGGGGCACATCTCGGAGTCCCCCGAGAACCGCGTCGCGCAGATGAACCGCCGCATGCAGAAGGTCGACAACATCCGCGCCGAACTCGACGCCGACGGCGAGTTCAACACGATCCACGGCGACGAGGACGCCGACCTCGGCCTCATCACCTTCGGCAGCCAGCAGGGCACCGTCGAAGAGGCCGCCGACGTTCTCAACGAGAAGGGCCACTCGGTCAAGGTCCTCGGCGTCTCCGAGATGATGCCGTTCCCGAAACAGCAGGTCGCGGACTTCCTCGACAGCGTCGACGAGGCGCTCGTCGTCGAGATGACCGCCTCCGCCCAGTTCCGCGGACTCATCTCCAAGGAACTCGGCGGCTACGGCGACCAGATGTCGAGCCTCCTCAAGTACAACGGCAACCCGTTCGAGCCCGCCGACATCGTCGAGGGCTTCGAGACGGCGCTCCTCGAAGGCGAGGAGCTCCCAGACAACCGCACGAAGTTCGTCCCCAAGGTGGGTGAATAA
- a CDS encoding thiamine pyrophosphate-dependent enzyme has protein sequence MSAFSAIGEETEQDQNEFTPGLEPQPTWCPGCGDFGVLKALKGAAAELGLSPDEMMVTTGIGCSGKLNSYFNSYGFHTIHGRSLPIARAAKLANPGLTVVAAGGDGDGYGIGGNHFMHTARENHDITYIVFNNEIFGLTKGQTSPTSPMGHKSKTQPHGSAKTPLRPLSMSLNAGASYVARTAAVNPNQAKDIIVEAIQHDGFSHVDFLTQCPTWNKDARQYVPYIDINDSDDYEFDNTNRSEASEMMFETENALHEGTVLTGRYYVDEDRPSYQQEKQRIGEMPEEPLAERYFDDSYEWERTFDNFLDKHK, from the coding sequence ATGAGTGCATTCAGCGCAATCGGTGAAGAAACGGAGCAGGACCAAAACGAGTTCACCCCCGGACTCGAACCCCAGCCGACGTGGTGTCCGGGCTGTGGTGACTTCGGTGTCCTCAAGGCGCTCAAAGGCGCGGCGGCCGAACTCGGCCTCTCGCCCGACGAGATGATGGTGACGACCGGTATCGGCTGTTCCGGCAAGCTCAACAGCTACTTCAACAGCTACGGCTTCCACACCATCCACGGCCGCTCGCTGCCCATCGCCCGCGCCGCGAAGCTGGCGAACCCCGGTCTGACCGTGGTCGCCGCCGGCGGCGACGGTGACGGCTACGGCATCGGTGGCAACCACTTCATGCACACCGCTCGTGAGAACCACGACATCACCTACATCGTGTTCAACAACGAGATCTTCGGCCTCACGAAGGGCCAGACCTCGCCCACGTCGCCGATGGGTCACAAGTCGAAGACCCAGCCCCACGGCTCGGCCAAGACGCCGCTCCGCCCGCTCTCGATGTCCCTGAACGCCGGGGCGTCGTACGTCGCGCGGACGGCCGCTGTCAACCCGAACCAGGCGAAGGACATCATCGTGGAAGCCATCCAGCACGACGGCTTCTCCCACGTTGACTTCCTCACGCAGTGTCCGACGTGGAACAAGGACGCCCGTCAGTACGTCCCGTACATCGACATCAACGACTCCGACGACTACGAGTTCGACAACACGAACCGCTCGGAGGCCTCTGAGATGATGTTCGAGACGGAGAACGCCCTCCACGAGGGCACCGTCCTCACCGGCCGGTACTACGTCGACGAAGACCGCCCGTCCTACCAGCAGGAGAAACAGCGCATCGGCGAGATGCCCGAAGAGCCGCTCGCGGAGCGCTACTTCGACGACTCCTACGAGTGGGAGCGGACGTTCGACAACTTCCTCGACAAGCACAAGTAA
- the lrpA1 gene encoding HTH-type transcriptional regulator LrpA1 yields the protein METTSTEGRILAVLEEDAKASYAQIADRADVSKPTVRKYIRKLEDDGVIIGYSADIDPKKLAGQSIAMVGIDATSERYVEVTRILKELDSVEALYTSSGDHMLMAEVRAVDGDSLGDVISDEILSIDGVTAAHPSFLQERLK from the coding sequence ATGGAAACCACGTCCACGGAAGGACGCATCCTCGCGGTCTTGGAGGAAGACGCGAAGGCGTCGTACGCCCAGATCGCAGACAGGGCGGACGTGTCGAAGCCGACAGTTCGGAAGTACATCCGAAAACTCGAAGACGACGGCGTCATCATCGGTTACTCGGCCGACATCGACCCGAAGAAACTCGCCGGGCAGTCTATCGCCATGGTCGGCATCGACGCGACCAGCGAGCGCTACGTCGAGGTCACGCGCATCCTCAAGGAACTCGACTCGGTGGAGGCGCTGTACACGTCCTCCGGCGACCACATGCTGATGGCCGAGGTCCGCGCCGTCGACGGCGACTCCCTCGGCGACGTTATCTCCGACGAGATTCTGTCTATCGACGGCGTCACGGCCGCACACCCCTCGTTCCTGCAAGAGCGACTGAAGTGA
- the dinB gene encoding DNA polymerase IV, which translates to MAEETLPGTTADDGPDSIVLHVDMDCFYAACERLHEPELEGEPVVVGMGYEPGEGHGAVATASYEAREFGVESAQPISTALERLPRIDDLGPDDDPTAAGHYRTVDLEFYKEVAADVKAILHDCADVVREVSIDEAYLDVTDRTGWDLAASGDRTLAEGFARYVKQRIAREVGVAASIGVAPNMSTAKIASDFDKPDGLVVVRPGEVRSFLAPIPVEEVHGVGPVTARKLGSLGIDTAGDLAEADASVLEAEFGSRGRELHERARGYDDRTVTPTGRPKSLSRESAFTEPTADIEDKREVVRALAADVADRANSRGAMYRTIGIKVVVPPFDINTRATSLSGPVDDPELVESVALDLLDAEFEETTVRKLGVRVSKLSFADADQSSLDGWESTGSGGDDNPDDRIGDDGISDDRIGDDDDAGDDGDDEPPNAGGGARSHEGQSSLVEFD; encoded by the coding sequence ATGGCGGAGGAGACGCTGCCGGGCACGACCGCCGACGACGGCCCCGACAGCATCGTCCTTCACGTCGACATGGACTGTTTTTACGCCGCCTGCGAGCGCCTGCACGAGCCCGAACTCGAAGGCGAGCCGGTGGTCGTCGGCATGGGCTACGAACCCGGCGAGGGCCACGGCGCGGTCGCCACGGCGAGCTACGAGGCCCGCGAGTTCGGCGTCGAGAGCGCCCAGCCGATTTCGACCGCGCTCGAACGCCTCCCGCGAATCGACGACCTCGGCCCCGACGACGACCCCACGGCCGCGGGCCACTACCGCACCGTCGACCTCGAGTTCTACAAGGAGGTCGCCGCCGACGTGAAGGCGATTCTCCACGACTGCGCCGACGTGGTCCGCGAGGTGAGCATCGACGAGGCCTACCTCGACGTGACCGACCGGACTGGGTGGGACCTCGCGGCCTCCGGCGACCGGACGCTGGCGGAGGGCTTTGCCCGCTACGTGAAACAGCGCATCGCCCGCGAGGTCGGCGTCGCGGCCTCCATCGGCGTCGCGCCGAACATGTCGACCGCGAAAATCGCCTCCGACTTCGACAAGCCCGACGGGCTGGTCGTCGTCCGCCCCGGTGAGGTGCGGTCGTTCCTCGCACCCATCCCGGTTGAGGAGGTCCACGGTGTCGGCCCCGTGACGGCCCGAAAGCTCGGCTCGCTCGGCATCGACACGGCGGGCGACCTCGCCGAGGCCGACGCCTCGGTCCTCGAAGCCGAGTTCGGCTCGCGCGGCCGCGAACTCCACGAGCGGGCGCGGGGCTACGACGACCGGACGGTCACGCCGACGGGCCGGCCCAAGAGCCTCTCGCGGGAGTCGGCGTTCACCGAGCCGACGGCCGACATCGAGGACAAGCGGGAGGTCGTCCGCGCCCTCGCGGCCGACGTGGCCGACCGGGCGAACTCCCGCGGGGCGATGTACCGGACCATCGGCATCAAGGTGGTCGTCCCGCCGTTCGACATCAACACGCGGGCGACATCGCTTTCTGGCCCCGTCGACGACCCGGAACTCGTCGAGTCGGTCGCACTCGACTTACTCGACGCCGAGTTCGAAGAGACGACCGTCCGAAAGCTCGGCGTCCGCGTCTCGAAGCTCTCCTTCGCGGACGCCGACCAGTCGAGCCTCGACGGCTGGGAGTCCACCGGGTCCGGCGGCGACGACAACCCCGATGACCGCATCGGCGACGACGGCATCTCAGACGACCGCATCGGCGACGATGACGACGCCGGCGACGACGGTGACGACGAGCCACCGAACGCAGGGGGCGGAGCCCGCTCACACGAGGGCCAGTCGTCGCTCGTCGAGTTCGACTGA
- a CDS encoding ATP-binding protein: MTDSDTETISVAEISDGPGGEGIEEPGTTVDLPVVDILTGRGFVTGKSGSGKSNTASVIIENLLSANFPVLIVDTDGEYYGLKQEFELLHAGADDECDIQVSPEHAERLATLALEQNVPIILDVSGYLDDAASDELVTEVAKHLFAKEKKLKKPFLMLIEECHEYIPEKGGMDEAGKMLIKIGKRGRKHGLGVVGISQRPADVKKDFITQCDWLVWHRLTWRNDTKVVGRILGSEYADAIEDMGNGEGFLVTDWSESIRRVQFHKKQTFDAGATPGLDDFERPDLKSVDGDLVSDLKEISDEKARQESRIADLRQEIDKKDARIRQLERELEEARDLSRMADQFAQAMFQKAEAPYRGGDGRNLNRPTEKQAALGEYNEATDGDVADAAADAAADAGDTTDNAGDTPPRRPLEAPSGPPWPTHGLLSEGDEAEANGAGGAGGAGAAAPPADDESWMAAAEMGDFEPAELHPAPGAESRRDVVDRMTAIVNALGDVHHGMLAHYRERGISDPLAAHVAAGETGDQHLAYGRNRSLRRAGFIRHAGRGKYEYALPDLVSDEYADLLGDDELRETVAAIEASFVEEEADGE, from the coding sequence ATGACGGATTCGGACACGGAAACCATCTCGGTCGCCGAGATCAGCGACGGTCCAGGGGGAGAGGGAATCGAAGAACCGGGGACGACGGTCGACCTACCGGTGGTCGATATCCTCACCGGCCGGGGGTTCGTCACGGGCAAGTCCGGGTCGGGCAAGTCGAACACGGCGTCGGTCATCATCGAGAACCTGCTGTCGGCGAACTTCCCGGTGCTCATCGTCGACACGGACGGCGAGTACTACGGCCTCAAACAGGAGTTCGAACTGCTCCACGCCGGGGCCGACGACGAGTGCGACATTCAGGTGAGCCCCGAGCACGCGGAACGTCTCGCCACGCTCGCGCTCGAACAGAACGTCCCTATCATCCTCGACGTGTCCGGCTACCTCGACGACGCGGCCTCCGACGAACTGGTGACGGAGGTCGCAAAACACCTCTTTGCGAAGGAAAAGAAGCTCAAGAAGCCGTTTTTGATGCTCATCGAGGAGTGCCACGAGTACATCCCCGAGAAGGGCGGGATGGACGAGGCGGGCAAGATGCTCATCAAAATCGGAAAGCGCGGCCGCAAACACGGCCTCGGCGTCGTCGGCATCTCCCAGCGCCCCGCCGACGTAAAAAAGGACTTCATCACCCAGTGCGACTGGCTCGTCTGGCACCGCCTTACGTGGCGCAACGACACCAAGGTCGTCGGGCGAATCCTCGGCTCGGAGTACGCCGACGCCATCGAGGACATGGGCAACGGCGAGGGTTTCCTCGTCACCGATTGGTCCGAGTCAATTCGGCGCGTACAGTTCCACAAGAAACAGACGTTCGACGCGGGCGCGACGCCCGGTCTCGACGACTTCGAGCGTCCGGACCTGAAGTCCGTCGACGGCGACCTCGTCTCGGACCTCAAGGAGATTTCCGACGAGAAGGCCAGACAGGAGAGCCGCATCGCCGACCTCAGACAGGAGATAGACAAGAAGGACGCGCGGATTCGACAGCTCGAACGCGAGTTAGAGGAGGCACGCGACCTCTCTCGGATGGCCGACCAGTTCGCGCAGGCGATGTTCCAGAAGGCGGAAGCGCCCTACCGCGGCGGCGACGGCCGTAATCTCAACCGACCCACGGAAAAGCAGGCCGCGCTCGGCGAGTACAACGAGGCCACCGACGGCGACGTGGCGGACGCGGCGGCCGACGCCGCCGCAGATGCCGGCGATACGACCGATAACGCCGGCGACACACCGCCTCGGCGACCGCTCGAAGCGCCGTCGGGCCCGCCGTGGCCGACGCACGGACTGCTCTCCGAGGGCGACGAGGCGGAGGCCAACGGCGCGGGCGGCGCGGGCGGCGCGGGCGCTGCGGCCCCACCGGCCGACGACGAGTCGTGGATGGCGGCCGCCGAGATGGGCGACTTCGAGCCGGCGGAACTCCATCCCGCGCCGGGTGCCGAGAGCCGTCGCGACGTGGTCGACCGCATGACGGCCATCGTGAACGCGCTAGGAGACGTGCACCACGGAATGCTCGCGCACTACCGGGAGCGCGGCATCTCCGACCCGCTCGCCGCCCACGTCGCCGCGGGCGAGACAGGCGACCAGCATCTCGCCTACGGGCGGAACCGGTCGCTCCGCCGGGCGGGCTTCATCCGTCACGCCGGCCGCGGGAAGTACGAGTACGCGCTGCCGGACCTCGTGAGCGACGAGTACGCGGACCTCTTGGGCGACGACGAACTCCGGGAGACGGTCGCGGCTATCGAGGCGTCGTTCGTCGAAGAAGAAGCCGACGGCGAGTAG
- the tpiA gene encoding triose-phosphate isomerase → MFILVNLKAYPCDPIEVATAARDVAEESGVRIAVSPQAADISRVADTGVETWAQHVDPNGHGSHTGSTLAEAVAEAGAVGTLINHSEKRLKLADIDGSVQAAERADLETCVCANNPAQIGAVSALGPDSVAVEPPELIGGDVSVATADPGIVTDAVDAAANVDDDVDVYCGAGISTGDDVVTAEELGASGILLASGVAKADDPRAALEDLVSGL, encoded by the coding sequence GTGTTCATCCTAGTCAATCTCAAGGCGTACCCGTGTGACCCGATCGAAGTCGCCACCGCCGCGCGCGACGTGGCCGAGGAGTCCGGCGTCCGCATCGCCGTCTCCCCGCAGGCGGCCGACATCTCCCGCGTCGCCGACACCGGCGTCGAGACGTGGGCCCAGCACGTCGACCCGAACGGTCACGGCAGCCACACCGGCAGCACCCTCGCCGAGGCCGTCGCCGAGGCCGGCGCGGTCGGCACGCTCATCAACCACTCCGAAAAGCGCCTGAAGCTCGCCGACATCGACGGCTCCGTACAGGCCGCCGAGCGAGCGGACCTCGAAACCTGCGTCTGCGCCAACAACCCCGCCCAAATCGGCGCGGTCTCCGCGCTCGGCCCCGACTCGGTCGCCGTCGAGCCGCCGGAACTCATCGGCGGCGACGTCTCCGTCGCGACGGCCGACCCCGGCATCGTCACCGACGCCGTCGACGCCGCGGCCAACGTCGACGACGACGTTGATGTCTACTGCGGCGCGGGCATCTCGACCGGCGACGACGTGGTGACCGCCGAGGAACTCGGCGCGTCCGGCATCCTGCTCGCCTCCGGCGTCGCCAAAGCCGACGACCCGCGCGCGGCGCTCGAAGACCTCGTCTCCGGACTGTAA
- a CDS encoding multiprotein bridging factor aMBF1, with translation MPQCEMCGSDQASLKTVKVEGAELQLCDDCAEFGTEVRTESTSSASTKYSTSSSSGSNSSRSSGSSSSSSSKRRRRDMFDDMDEIATDYDDRIRQARESRGMSQEELAQSLNEKASLIRKLERGDIMPPDSVRKKIERKLDISLVEGESDDDSEWSGGGSTTTTLGDVVKRKD, from the coding sequence ATGCCTCAGTGCGAGATGTGCGGCTCCGACCAAGCCTCTCTGAAGACTGTGAAGGTCGAAGGCGCAGAACTGCAGCTGTGTGACGACTGCGCCGAGTTCGGCACGGAGGTCCGCACCGAGTCGACTTCCAGCGCGAGCACGAAGTACTCCACGTCCTCCTCGTCGGGCTCGAACTCCTCTCGCTCCTCGGGGTCGTCTTCTTCCTCGTCGTCGAAGCGGCGCCGCCGCGACATGTTCGACGACATGGACGAAATCGCGACCGACTACGACGACCGCATCCGGCAGGCGCGGGAGTCCCGCGGAATGAGCCAAGAAGAGCTCGCCCAGTCGCTCAACGAGAAGGCGAGCCTCATCCGCAAGCTCGAACGCGGCGACATCATGCCGCCGGACTCGGTCCGGAAGAAAATCGAGCGCAAGCTCGACATCTCGCTGGTCGAAGGCGAGAGCGACGACGACTCCGAGTGGTCCGGTGGCGGCTCCACGACGACCACCCTCGGCGACGTGGTCAAGCGTAAGGACTGA